Within Terriglobales bacterium, the genomic segment TTTGTTTCGGGACCAGGGGGTCGGAGGTTCAAATCCTCTCTCCCCGACCATTCTTCAAAATCCCGCGTAACTCGCTGAAAACCAAGTTCGAGAATTTTCGGCAAACATCAGGGTTCTAAAATCGTCCTCTAAGGCCGACCAATCTTTTCTCTCGCCTCTTCAACATCTTACGCAGCTTTCGCGCGCTTCGATTTTGACTGCGATTTCGGTATATTCGGATTCGAAGTACCGAAGGCAATTCAAAGCCGATTCCATACTCCTCAGCCCTCTTCTTCCGAAATGCAGCGTTATCTTTCACCATGTCGTAGAGATCGTCCATCGACGTCCCCGCGTGACCCAACCAGTAGTCACGAAGACCCTTGGGACATGCAGTTTCGTTCTTCAGGTACGTGTTGCGGAAACGACGGAACGCGTGGGTTCCCGCCTTGTGATCTCCCGTGTGCGAATTCACATAACCAAGCTTACTGCTCCTTAGTCTTCTTCTAAGTAGGGCTTTGTCGTCGCAGCGATATTCCGAACGTCACTGGAGAAAGCTGACGCCTGAATCAGAAGTCCAGGTCACCGTAGCGACATTCCTGGTCTTCAATCTGGATGGTCGCATGAGAAATTCCGTATTGATCTTTCAACATCCTGCGGAGTTCTGTCATGATCCCAATACCTTGTTTTGGATTCTCAACACAGACATGGCAGGTGACGGAATGCACGCCCGACGCCAGTGTCCAAAGATGGAAATCATGTACTTTCACAACGCCGGCAAGCTTCAACATCTCCTGCTGAACAGCTTCGGGGCTGATATCCGAAGGAGTTCCCTCCATCAGCACATGGGCCGTGTCTTTGAGCATCTTGATGGTGCGAGGAATGATGAATAGACCGATCGCAGCGCCGAAGATTGGGTCGGCCAGGTACCAGCCTGTGGTCTTCATAATGATGGCTGCAGCGATGACGCCAATGGAACCGAGTGCGTCACTAAGAACTTCGAGATAAGCCGCCTTCGCATTAAAACTCTCGTCCGAAGAGGAGGCGAGGAGGCGCATGCCAACCAGGTTTATTACCAAACCGAGGCTGGCGACCACCAACATCGGCGTGCTGGTTATTTCAGGAGGATGAGCAAATCGCCGTATCGCTTCGTAGAGAATGTATATCGAGATCAGTAGCAGGATGGCCGCATTCGAAAAGGCTGCCAAAACCTCTGCTCGATAGAACCCGAAGGTTTTATCGTGCGTTGCCGGACGTTCAGCATAGCTCATCGCAAGCAGTGCTAAGCCGAGAGCTCCCGCATCAGTGAGCATGTGGCCCGCATCGGCTACCAGCGCCAAGCTCCCGGTGAGAAATCCGGTGATGCCTTCGGCGAGCATGTATGTCGTGGTAAGCCCAAACACGAGCGCCATCCGGTTCTTTCTCTGTCTCTTGTCGACCACTGACGTTATCACCTTCTGAGTCTGGATTCATTCTCTGCAACGACGCGTCGTCAACGGGGTAAGATGCTAACGAATGACCCGACGCGAAAAACTGTTCTTCGTTCTAGGATTTGTTACGGCAGCGGTGATCGGCGCTGTTTTGCATCACCTTGCGACTACTCCTCATTGAAACGTGCTCAGATTTCACGCTGACATACTAGACATGATGATTGATGTGTAAGAGTCGCAAACAGTGCCACTCGAAGGCTTGTCGGGGGCTCTCTTGTCGGCTACGTGGCTAGTCGGTTTGTGATCGGAGTGAGCCCTCGTTTTGCTAGATCGCCCCTTCACCGCGATCGCCGGAACGGATCATCACCACCTCGGACACAGGAGACACAAAGATCTTTCCGTCGCCGGGATTGCCGGTGTGAGCTTTTTCCAAAATGATTTGCAACACTGGATCAACAAGTTCGTCGGCAACAACAATTTCCAGTTTTGCTTTCTTTACATAATCGATGCCGTCATCGAGTACAGGGTTCGGCGATCCGACGGCACGTGCACGGCCGAAGCCGCGCACGTCCGAGACGGTTACACCAGGCAAGCCCTCGATCTCCTTGAGTGCCTCCACTACCTTGGATAGCAGAAAGGGCTGGATAATCGCTTTGATCTCTTTCATAGATTCACCTAAATCTCCACTTCTTCTCGCCGTGCCTCAAACCAGCGATACAAGGTTGGAAGAACAAATAGTGTGAGTAGAGTTGATGTGACTAGACCACCGATAACCACAGTCGCCAGCGGTCTCTGCACCTCAGCTCCTGCACTGGTCGCGACTGCCATGGGAACAAATCCCAGGCTTGCAACCAGAGCGGTCATCAGGACTGGACGGAGTCGGGTGATTGCTCCTTCTGTCACGGCGTCTTCGAGGGGCGCACCCTCTCGGCGTCTCTGAAGGATGTAGGAGATCAAGACGACACCGTTTAAGACCGCGATTCCAGAAACGGCGATGAAGCCGACGCCTGCTGAAATACTCAGTGGCAACCCGCGCAATGCTAGAGCCAGTACTCCACCGCTCGCGGCAATCGGCACGTTCAGGAAGATCAATAGTGCCGGCCGCATCGTATTGAAGGTGGTGTACAGAAGAATGAAGATCAAGAACATCGAGAGAGGAACGACAATCATCAACCGCTGTGTAGCTCGTTGCAGATTCTCGAATTGCCCGCCCCAGACAATCCAATAGCCAGTTGGCAGTTGTATCTTGCCCCCCACCGCGGCTTGAGCACCCTTGATGAAGCTTGACAGGTCCCGACCGCGCACGTTTGCTTCCACACTGATTCGGCGATGAATATCCGTTCGGCTGATTTGTGCAGGGCCTTCTTCCGTCCGGAGC encodes:
- a CDS encoding cation diffusion facilitator family transporter, with product MALVFGLTTTYMLAEGITGFLTGSLALVADAGHMLTDAGALGLALLAMSYAERPATHDKTFGFYRAEVLAAFSNAAILLLISIYILYEAIRRFAHPPEITSTPMLVVASLGLVINLVGMRLLASSSDESFNAKAAYLEVLSDALGSIGVIAAAIIMKTTGWYLADPIFGAAIGLFIIPRTIKMLKDTAHVLMEGTPSDISPEAVQQEMLKLAGVVKVHDFHLWTLASGVHSVTCHVCVENPKQGIGIMTELRRMLKDQYGISHATIQIEDQECRYGDLDF
- a CDS encoding P-II family nitrogen regulator: MKEIKAIIQPFLLSKVVEALKEIEGLPGVTVSDVRGFGRARAVGSPNPVLDDGIDYVKKAKLEIVVADELVDPVLQIILEKAHTGNPGDGKIFVSPVSEVVMIRSGDRGEGAI